A region of Rattus rattus isolate New Zealand chromosome 7, Rrattus_CSIRO_v1, whole genome shotgun sequence DNA encodes the following proteins:
- the Syndig1l gene encoding synapse differentiation-inducing gene protein 1-like, translating into MESMSELQNPLLPRSPTHLHRPYPYPEAPPGWSCQEKLYSYLLGGAGPARAHQLLDPGSLQLAVEAWYRPSCLLGRDKVKEPKAGSCETSFTEAREPLVGPAEQRSEPGQAEEDVTIHTVSYGVQEELQGQEDSQEEESDGTSTESECEDAFLTLPPRDHLGLTLFSMLCCFWPLGIAAFYFSQGTSKAISKGDFRLASTTSRRALFLAILSIAVGAGLYVAVVVALAAYMSQNGHG; encoded by the exons ATGGAGAGCATGAGTGAACTACAGAACCCACTGCTGCCAAGaagccccacccacctccacaGACCCTATCCCTACCCGGAGGCTCCACCCGGCTGGTCCTGCCAGGAGAAGCTTTATTCCTACCTCCTAGGAGGTGCTGGTCCCGCCCGAGCCCACCAGCTCCTAGACCCAGGATCCCTGCAACTGGCCGTGGAGGCTTGGTATCGGCCCAGCTGCCTCCTCGGGAGGGACAAGGTCAAGGAGCCCAAAGCAGGCAGCTGTGAGACCAGCTTCACCGAAGCCAGGGAACCCTTAGTGGGGCCTGCAGAGCAGCGCTCCGAGCCTGGTCAAGCTGAGGAGGATGTGACCATCCACACTGTGTCCTATGGGGTTCAAGAGGAGCTGCAGGGCCAGGaggacagccaggaggaggag AGCGACGGAACCTCGACTGAGAGTGAGTGTGAAGATGCCTTCCTCACCCTGCCTCCCAGGGACCACTTGGGGCTTACACTCTTCTCCATGCTCtgctgcttctggcctctgggcattgctgccttctacttctcccaGGGG ACCAGCAAGGCCATCTCCAAAGGGGACTTCCGCCTGGCCAGCACCACCTCCCGCCGGGCTCTCTTCCTGGCCATACTCTCCATCGCTGTGGGGGCCGGTCTCTATGTGGCTGTGGTGGTAGCTCTGGCTGCTTATATGTCCCAGAATGGCCATGGCTAG